In a single window of the Olivibacter sp. SDN3 genome:
- a CDS encoding efflux transporter outer membrane subunit, giving the protein MNIKFNIIIVLVLQALFFACKTTDKVLEAEATIPNSFRGAETNPSDTSTLASVPWRTFFTDSKLIDLIDTAIANNYDLQIAIKNMETAQLLFKQAKAGYYPDLNLQIAANSSRPSDNSLNGISLNQFLGTTHIEDYTTALALSWEADVWGKIRNQKAIALASYLQSEEAKKAVQTQLVSSIAKGYYNLLMLREQLDVAKQNLALTDSTLHIIKEQYDVGEITLLGLEQAEAQRLAAASLVPEFEQRIATQENAIQLLTGKFPSEITPISSLNRVILPEKLTAGVPSALLSRRPDVKSAEIGVLASNAQTRLAQANMYPSLTITAQSGVNAFTASNWFNVPASLFGMVAGSITQPILQRRQLKTQHETAKIEQEKSVIKFKQSVLTAVGEVSDALIAIDKLEQRESIALNRTTRLQNAINHAGLLFETGMANYLEIITAQENVLQSELELAGIKKAQLDALVDLYRSLGGGWE; this is encoded by the coding sequence ATGAACATTAAATTTAATATCATAATAGTTTTAGTTTTGCAAGCACTATTTTTTGCTTGCAAAACTACCGATAAAGTCCTAGAGGCCGAGGCGACCATTCCGAATAGTTTCCGTGGTGCCGAGACCAATCCATCAGACACTTCAACCCTAGCGTCTGTTCCTTGGCGCACGTTCTTTACCGACAGTAAACTTATTGATCTGATTGATACAGCGATCGCTAATAATTATGATCTTCAGATCGCCATAAAAAATATGGAAACTGCCCAGCTATTATTCAAACAAGCTAAGGCAGGTTATTACCCCGACCTTAATCTCCAAATAGCTGCGAATTCGTCTCGACCGTCCGATAATAGCTTGAATGGTATAAGCTTAAATCAATTTCTGGGAACAACACATATAGAAGATTACACAACGGCGCTTGCACTATCGTGGGAAGCAGATGTTTGGGGTAAAATACGTAATCAAAAGGCAATTGCTCTTGCATCGTATTTACAATCCGAGGAAGCCAAAAAGGCTGTGCAGACCCAGCTCGTTTCAAGTATTGCCAAAGGCTATTACAACCTGTTAATGCTCAGGGAGCAATTGGACGTTGCCAAACAAAATCTGGCGCTTACTGACAGTACGCTCCATATCATCAAAGAGCAATACGATGTTGGCGAAATAACGCTATTAGGACTGGAGCAGGCCGAGGCGCAACGTTTGGCCGCAGCTTCTTTGGTTCCAGAATTTGAACAACGTATAGCTACACAGGAAAATGCGATCCAGCTCTTAACCGGAAAATTTCCCAGTGAAATAACACCAATTAGTAGTTTGAATCGTGTTATACTTCCAGAAAAACTTACTGCTGGCGTTCCATCTGCCTTATTGAGCAGAAGGCCTGATGTAAAGAGTGCCGAAATAGGTGTTTTAGCCTCAAACGCGCAGACACGGTTAGCACAGGCCAATATGTACCCGTCTTTGACTATAACAGCGCAATCGGGGGTTAACGCCTTTACCGCCAGCAATTGGTTTAATGTACCAGCATCCCTATTCGGTATGGTGGCAGGCAGTATTACACAACCGATTTTGCAACGTCGTCAACTTAAAACGCAACATGAAACCGCAAAAATAGAACAAGAGAAATCGGTTATAAAATTTAAACAATCTGTATTAACTGCAGTTGGAGAAGTTTCCGATGCGCTAATTGCTATTGATAAACTTGAGCAAAGAGAATCCATTGCTTTAAACCGTACCACACGCTTACAAAATGCTATTAATCATGCTGGACTATTATTTGAAACCGGTATGGCTAATTATCTGGAAATCATCACCGCCCAAGAAAATGTCTTGCAAAGCGAACTGGAATTGGCAGGCATTAAAAAAGCACAACTAGACGCCTTGGTAGACCTTTATCGTTCATTAGGTGGGGGGTGGGAATAG
- a CDS encoding 4a-hydroxytetrahydrobiopterin dehydratase yields the protein MWKKENNCLHRLFEFKDFAEAFAFMVRVAMIAESHNHHPKWTNEWNKVEIWLSTHDQGNIVTEKDKSLAEAIDKVGG from the coding sequence ATGTGGAAAAAAGAAAACAACTGCCTACATAGACTTTTTGAGTTCAAAGATTTTGCCGAAGCATTTGCCTTTATGGTAAGAGTAGCCATGATAGCCGAATCCCATAATCATCATCCAAAGTGGACCAATGAATGGAATAAAGTCGAAATATGGCTTTCAACACATGACCAAGGCAATATTGTTACTGAAAAAGATAAAAGTTTAGCGGAAGCGATCGATAAAGTCGGAGGATAG
- a CDS encoding N-acetyltransferase — protein MRKNKSTLYLSKIESDYPWDLFLLADPSMKAINEYLPGSACYLAFNGGGETVGGAIVRKAHHGYYELMNIAVYEKFQKQGWGIKLLTAIVQKVQQLGGKKLELGTGTFGYQLKFYQKVGFRVTGIEKDFFLKKYKEPIIEDGLQHSDMLRLSLDLEDS, from the coding sequence ATGCGTAAAAATAAGTCAACGTTGTATTTAAGCAAAATCGAATCAGATTACCCATGGGATTTGTTTTTACTTGCCGATCCCAGTATGAAGGCGATTAATGAGTATCTTCCAGGCAGTGCTTGTTACCTGGCTTTTAATGGAGGCGGAGAAACAGTTGGTGGAGCGATAGTTAGGAAAGCACATCATGGATATTATGAGTTAATGAATATAGCCGTTTATGAAAAATTTCAGAAGCAGGGTTGGGGTATCAAATTACTGACGGCTATTGTGCAAAAGGTGCAGCAATTGGGAGGAAAGAAACTGGAACTTGGAACCGGTACTTTTGGTTATCAATTAAAGTTTTATCAAAAAGTAGGTTTTCGGGTAACAGGTATTGAAAAAGATTTTTTCCTAAAAAAATATAAAGAACCAATAATAGAGGACGGTCTTCAGCATAGTGATATGTTACGGTTATCACTTGATTTGGAGGATAGCTAG
- a CDS encoding glycosyltransferase family 39 protein has protein sequence MGDRHLSFWMNNSYKPFNEEKKFTFFIVVVAFFSIFSLFGGIMEPDGALYASIAKNMILRDDWINLYVRGQDWLDKPHLTFWLAAISFKIFGINDFAYKLPSLLISWLGCWYIYQFLKHIYSRKIALIAVIIYLTAFHIIISNFDVRAEIYLSTFTFAGIYYYYKGLRQGFFPILAGSFYLACAVMVKGIFVLIPVIGAFVCYWLITKQWKEFLRPKWWLALALVGVFIIPELYTLYVQFDSHPEKLVFDRQGVSGLKFFFWDSQFGRFFNTGPIKGKGDLFFFVHTTLWAFLPWSLLFIIAVVSGLAKKLRSKRVPEMLLITASAGITFVLFSLSKFQLPHYIVIIIPQFSIITAIYLGHVDHGKLRTLIAVQHFVFFAIISLIIALLFVFKLAYTTWIIVLLVTTVVLAYFKLGHSLVQSIVWRSSVVSIVFMLFAYGFFYPQLLKYESGREAGLWLKKHRPKNASFVYGAESFAFDFYAPGEVKYVSDVSAIVDNNTSATVIFTSKEHIAYLQQVFKVRLLEEFHHFHITKLKKEFLYYKTRPTVLGSYALIEVSK, from the coding sequence ATGGGTGATAGGCATCTGTCATTTTGGATGAACAATTCTTACAAACCGTTCAACGAAGAAAAGAAATTTACGTTTTTTATTGTTGTTGTAGCTTTTTTTAGTATTTTTTCGTTGTTTGGTGGTATTATGGAGCCGGATGGTGCTTTATACGCATCAATAGCAAAAAATATGATTCTGAGGGATGATTGGATAAACTTATACGTTAGAGGACAGGATTGGTTAGATAAACCACATTTAACGTTCTGGTTGGCGGCTATCTCGTTTAAAATTTTCGGAATCAATGACTTTGCCTATAAACTACCTTCTTTGCTCATTAGCTGGCTCGGGTGTTGGTACATCTATCAATTTTTAAAGCATATTTATTCAAGGAAAATAGCATTGATAGCTGTTATTATCTACTTAACAGCGTTTCATATTATCATTTCCAACTTTGATGTGCGTGCCGAAATTTACCTAAGTACGTTTACTTTCGCCGGAATATATTATTATTATAAAGGTCTGCGACAAGGATTTTTCCCTATACTTGCAGGTTCTTTTTATTTAGCTTGCGCCGTGATGGTGAAGGGAATCTTTGTACTCATTCCAGTTATAGGGGCATTTGTCTGCTATTGGTTGATAACTAAGCAATGGAAGGAGTTTTTGCGACCTAAGTGGTGGTTAGCCCTCGCGTTGGTCGGTGTTTTTATAATTCCGGAATTGTATACGCTGTATGTGCAGTTTGATTCACACCCAGAAAAATTAGTTTTTGATAGGCAAGGAGTATCAGGCCTTAAATTCTTCTTTTGGGATAGCCAGTTCGGGCGGTTTTTTAATACCGGACCAATAAAAGGGAAGGGTGATCTGTTTTTCTTCGTGCATACTACGCTGTGGGCCTTTTTACCATGGTCTCTGCTGTTTATCATTGCTGTAGTAAGTGGTCTGGCAAAAAAACTGAGGAGCAAACGAGTGCCCGAAATGCTGTTGATAACCGCAAGTGCGGGGATAACCTTTGTATTATTCTCCCTATCGAAGTTTCAATTACCACATTACATAGTCATCATCATTCCGCAGTTTTCTATTATAACAGCAATTTATTTAGGGCATGTTGATCATGGAAAATTACGCACATTGATTGCCGTTCAGCATTTTGTGTTTTTCGCTATCATATCGCTAATAATTGCTTTGCTCTTTGTTTTCAAACTTGCCTACACCACTTGGATAATAGTCTTGCTTGTAACAACTGTCGTATTGGCCTATTTTAAGCTGGGCCATTCACTGGTACAGTCGATTGTCTGGAGAAGTAGTGTGGTTTCTATAGTTTTTATGCTGTTTGCCTATGGATTCTTTTATCCGCAATTGTTGAAGTATGAATCAGGTAGAGAAGCGGGCTTATGGTTAAAAAAGCATCGACCAAAAAATGCATCATTCGTTTACGGCGCTGAAAGTTTCGCATTCGATTTTTATGCGCCAGGGGAGGTGAAGTATGTGAGCGATGTTTCAGCAATAGTGGATAATAACACATCTGCTACGGTGATTTTTACTTCCAAGGAGCATATCGCTTATTTACAGCAGGTATTCAAGGTAAGGTTACTTGAAGAATTTCACCATTTTCATATAACAAAGTTAAAAAAAGAGTTTCTGTATTATAAAACGAGACCCACCGTCTTAGGGTCCTATGCCTTGATAGAGGTGAGTAAATAG
- a CDS encoding GtrA family protein, with protein MAKIIKFAITGGIGFVLDFLFTWLFKEKVGINPYLANAIGFTVAVVNNFYINKKWTFNDRKKDTKKQFSFFVSFSLIGLLLNTLCLLLFTSYFSLNFYVSKLIAIALVFIWNYNINNIITFKKHG; from the coding sequence ATGGCTAAGATTATAAAGTTTGCAATTACTGGAGGCATAGGTTTTGTGCTTGATTTTTTGTTTACTTGGCTTTTCAAAGAAAAAGTTGGAATAAATCCTTATTTAGCCAATGCAATCGGTTTTACGGTAGCTGTTGTTAATAATTTCTATATTAATAAAAAATGGACATTTAACGATAGAAAAAAAGACACAAAGAAGCAATTTAGTTTTTTTGTGTCTTTTTCTTTGATAGGTTTACTGTTAAACACGTTGTGCCTATTGTTGTTTACCTCTTATTTCTCTTTAAACTTCTATGTAAGCAAACTAATAGCCATCGCTTTGGTTTTTATATGGAATTATAATATAAATAACATAATAACCTTTAAAAAACATGGGTGA
- a CDS encoding GNAT family N-acetyltransferase, producing the protein MIKIIDGTNEHIPTIQEIAYKTWPITFVNILSARQIDYMLQMMYSETALQQQLADFGHRFLLAKKGDNFLGFLSYESSYKGTNHTKIHKIYVLPQTQGMGIGKKLMETAETIAIKKGNDELRLNVNRFNEAELFYTRIGFATIGFENIDIGSGFLMEDKIMVKKLFLT; encoded by the coding sequence ATGATAAAAATTATCGACGGCACTAATGAACACATACCCACTATACAAGAGATAGCCTACAAAACATGGCCCATAACCTTTGTCAATATCTTGTCGGCTCGACAAATTGACTACATGTTACAAATGATGTACAGCGAAACTGCGCTACAACAACAGTTAGCAGACTTTGGTCATCGCTTTCTACTTGCTAAGAAGGGCGACAACTTTTTAGGTTTCCTATCTTACGAAAGCTCCTATAAAGGCACAAATCATACTAAAATTCATAAAATCTATGTCTTACCTCAGACACAAGGAATGGGCATTGGGAAAAAATTAATGGAAACGGCAGAAACTATTGCTATAAAAAAAGGCAACGATGAGTTACGACTGAATGTCAACAGATTCAATGAAGCTGAGCTCTTCTATACCCGAATTGGTTTTGCAACAATAGGTTTCGAAAATATTGATATCGGATCAGGATTCTTAATGGAGGATAAAATAATGGTTAAAAAATTATTCCTAACTTAA
- a CDS encoding cupin domain-containing protein produces MMFYLDNETGWTDLGGGLRRKIMSFNDQLMMVKVRFEKGAVGELHQHFHTQQTFVASGVFEFTIGAQKKIIKRGDSCLMPSNVLHGCVCIEEGELIDIFSPIREDFLS; encoded by the coding sequence ATGATGTTTTATTTAGATAATGAAACTGGATGGACAGATTTAGGTGGTGGCCTAAGGAGAAAAATCATGAGCTTCAACGACCAATTAATGATGGTAAAGGTCAGGTTTGAGAAAGGCGCAGTGGGAGAGCTACACCAACATTTCCATACACAACAAACATTTGTAGCAAGCGGTGTGTTTGAGTTCACGATTGGAGCGCAGAAGAAAATTATAAAAAGAGGCGATTCCTGTTTAATGCCTTCGAATGTATTACATGGATGTGTATGTATAGAGGAAGGCGAGTTAATCGATATTTTTTCACCAATCAGAGAAGACTTTTTAAGTTAG
- a CDS encoding glycoside hydrolase family 125 protein — MERRSFIKSTVALGAGYYLSNNLAFAKADDFPEVRIAENMRNFTSEEVEKVIKTFQSKVKNKELGWLFGNCFPNTLDTTVFFQSTDGVPDTYVITGDIDAMWLRDSSAQVWPYLSLVKNDKPLSDLIAGVINRQTDYILKDPYANAFYDDPEKVGEWASDKTEMKPGVHERKWEIDSLCYPIRLAYHYWKSTKDTSPFNESWKLAIEQILQTFKEQQRKDGSSPYRFERVTGRATDTLPMDGYGYPVNPVGLICSSFRPSDDATVLSFLIPSNFFAVVSLKQAAEMVETILNDTALSSELKALAQEVEEALEKHATTEHPKYGEIFVFETDGYGGQLLMDDSNIPSLLSLPYLGAVEANDPRYVNTRKFILSEDNPFFYKGEFGEGVGGPHIGKDMIWPMSIVMRALTSKDDKEIKMCIQMLQKCHGDTGFMHESYHKDDPKNFTRAWFAWTNTLFGELLWETYQRKRSLLN, encoded by the coding sequence ATGGAAAGAAGAAGTTTTATCAAAAGTACAGTCGCTCTAGGGGCTGGTTATTACCTGAGTAATAATTTAGCCTTCGCAAAAGCCGACGATTTTCCGGAGGTGAGAATTGCGGAAAATATGCGCAATTTTACCAGCGAAGAAGTGGAAAAGGTCATAAAGACCTTTCAAAGTAAAGTAAAGAATAAAGAACTTGGCTGGCTCTTTGGTAACTGTTTCCCCAATACCTTGGATACCACGGTTTTCTTCCAATCAACAGACGGCGTACCGGATACGTATGTCATTACCGGGGATATTGATGCCATGTGGCTTAGAGATAGTAGTGCGCAAGTGTGGCCCTACCTATCACTAGTGAAAAATGATAAGCCGTTGAGTGATTTAATAGCAGGGGTGATAAATAGGCAAACGGACTATATACTAAAAGACCCATACGCGAATGCATTCTATGACGATCCGGAAAAGGTAGGTGAATGGGCAAGTGATAAAACCGAAATGAAGCCAGGTGTACATGAACGGAAATGGGAAATAGATTCCCTATGTTATCCTATTCGTTTAGCCTATCACTATTGGAAAAGTACCAAGGACACGTCGCCTTTTAATGAAAGTTGGAAGTTGGCTATAGAGCAGATATTACAAACATTCAAAGAGCAGCAACGTAAAGATGGTAGTAGTCCCTATCGTTTTGAACGGGTGACAGGGCGAGCCACAGACACTTTGCCGATGGACGGTTACGGTTATCCTGTGAATCCCGTGGGCTTGATATGTTCATCTTTCCGGCCAAGTGACGATGCTACCGTGCTGTCCTTTTTAATTCCTTCCAACTTTTTTGCTGTTGTTTCTTTAAAACAGGCTGCCGAAATGGTGGAAACAATTCTCAACGATACAGCATTATCCAGCGAATTGAAGGCCTTAGCTCAAGAGGTTGAAGAGGCGCTTGAAAAGCATGCTACCACAGAACATCCAAAATATGGAGAGATTTTTGTCTTTGAAACCGATGGTTATGGCGGTCAGCTATTAATGGATGATTCAAATATTCCTAGTTTATTGTCTTTGCCTTACCTTGGCGCTGTAGAAGCCAACGATCCACGGTACGTCAATACACGTAAATTTATTTTATCTGAAGATAATCCCTTTTTCTATAAAGGTGAATTTGGTGAGGGGGTTGGCGGACCCCATATTGGAAAGGATATGATATGGCCGATGAGTATCGTCATGCGGGCGCTTACCAGTAAGGATGATAAAGAAATAAAAATGTGTATACAAATGCTGCAGAAGTGTCATGGTGATACGGGTTTTATGCATGAATCTTACCATAAGGACGATCCGAAGAATTTCACAAGAGCTTGGTTCGCGTGGACAAACACGCTTTTCGGTGAGTTGCTTTGGGAGACTTATCAAAGGAAAAGAAGTTTATTAAACTAA